The genomic DNA AAGTTCCATAGTATACTGAAGTGCCACGAAGGAATGATCGCACGGCATATGAGTAAGTTAGTCTTTGGCTTATATTACGCATCTACTAACTGTGGCCACAGTCGCAGGATTAGGCAACAAGCTAGGGATAACGTGCCCAAGTAATCTAGCCCTTATATCCAATCCATTTATCTCCTCGTATGCTTTCTGAGCAGCTACCTACATTTTCTCTAGGGTTTAGTGCTCAGCTCTCATTGCTTTCCCCATCGTAATTCACCTGTCCGGGTCGTATCTTGGCAGTCTACCTGTGGTCATATTAACACTGTATTTCTGAGTCTGCGAAGAATAAAAGGCGGTTTCTACTTTATTGACCACAATTCAGTAACCTGTGAACTCGAGACCTCCCGCCTGGTAATGGTGCGTGAAATTTAACTATCATTTAGTATATTACTACTGCTGTAAGGGCAGTAGTCTATCTTCGACCAGTCTCTTGACGCGGTGGTGCCAGCTCGCAAGATTGGGTCGTTGCGTCACTTCCCGTCTTATTTCATCATTGGTGTCAAGTAGACAGTGCAAATAGGCGAACAGCAGGGCATCGACTCCGGTCGGCTCTCTGTTTGGATGTGTTTATATTAGCCAAATTAGCTGTCAAACTTGTTTGAACGAAACCAATCTACCTCGAGCCCAAGAACCATTCGTCTGAACCGAGTCGCCCATCTAACGCATGCATTGCCTCTTTAAACTCGATCTTTAGGCTCTTGCTAGAGACACGAGGTAAGGTTTGAGGGAGAGGTAATGGGGTGCTGAGTCCAACgagaggtggtggaggtgggctAAGCGTCGACTGAATAGTAACACCCGTTGGTTTCGGTCGAAGCAAAGATTCGAGGAAAGGTGGCGGCGGGGTTGCGAGTAGCTGTCGAATACAAGAACGGTGAATGAAATGGTACTCAAAAGTGAGACAAATACATACCAGTGCTGAGCGCACTACTCCTTCTAGTAGTGCGACCCATGCCCGACTCTCATCTCTCGTAGCAGCATCTATAAACCCTTCTAGCGCATCTATGCCCCTTCCTTGTACTTCGTCTACCCATGCAGGAATTCGACCAGGGTCAATCACTTCCCGGACAGCCTCGGCTTCCACTGTGTCTTGAGTTTTCTCATTGATATCAGCCCTCTCGTTTGCTTCCGAGCTTTCTTCTCCTAAGCTCTCGTTAAGGCTGTCTATATCAACTCCCAGCGGTTTTCTTGATCCAGCAGGCAACACAAGTTTAGGCACTCCGCTTTCGAGCCCAACAGCCCAAGAGATATGTACGTTGTTAACTTTATGAAGTGCAATGTATGCTTGCCATCTCAATGACTCGGGATCCGCAGATAGATGCGATACACCCGGAGGGAGATCGAAGAGGTCCGAGTCTGAAGCATATTTCGCATAGGCGGGGGGAGCAATCAAAAGTACTGCGCCTCGTGCGTTGGTAAGCGGTGTGGGTGGTGGTAGGTTTGCTGGATACCTGTAAAGCGGGAAGAGAGAAAAGAACTTCTTGATCGGGGCTGGGATGGGTAGTAGGGGTGAAGCCATACTGGTCGGGGAGACAGGTTCGATTCAAGTTAAATGCACAATTTGAAATCTCGAATTGAACCTGTAAGTAAGCTTAAGCGCCGTATGACATCCCCTGTGGTTGGAAGCGCTCAGATGAACTCCAGCGAGCATGTCATCGTGCGCTTGCCCACCACACTGGTCGTGCCATTGATACTGAATCTCTCTATCTAGCGCACTTAATAGATAAATTCGACAACATGGGAAAGCGCAAGAGTTCGAAAAAGCCCCAGTCGAGAATCAGCCAACCCTTGGTCAGTCTCAGTTTTAGGCAAATTGCGAGTGTTGAACTGATAGCCACCTGACCTAGACACAACATTCAACTGTCTTTTTTGCCATCACGAGAAGAGGTCTGTGTATATATGTTCTTGCTTATTTTTGGACGGTTTACTGACATGCTTATTTGTGTGTAGTGTGACATGCAAGATTGACAAGAAGGAGGGCTGGGGTACCTTAGTTGCAAAATTTGTGCTCAGCAGTATCAGTGCAAAATACATCGTGAGTCTGGAGTGATATTTTCATGACTTGATCACTGAGAATGTGACTCCAGACCTGTCCTGAGCCTATAGATGTATATTCCAGTTGGATTGATGCCTGTGACGAGGCACAAGCAAGCACACGTCCCGCAGTTTCGTCCAGAAGACTTGCGGCCATTGAAAGTGACGAAGACTGATTGTTTTTCTCAAACTCGACTGATTAGCATTCTCGCACTGTTTCACGTTCTTGGCCTGACATCATGCTTCACTCTATACATCCTGCAATCCACGTTTTTATTATGGCAACTAATAAGAGTTGAGAGGAGAGAATCTATGAAAAACAAAGGTATTATGCTTGACGCGCAAGGAGTTTTTGGCGCTGCTTTCGCCCTTCCTTGACCATGACCATTCCGATAAACGAGCCGATTGCAGCCAGCCCGACGCATAAGATAAACGCTGGGAGTCGCACAGCCCATTCCCGAGGAGGAAACAGACTCTGCAAGGGATGCTCGGCGGGGAACAAGGGCTGAAAAAAGTGTTTAGCGGCTGGGTAATAGAGATAAATATTTACACATACAAGGAGGATCGCCCAGGTGGTGTAGTATACAAATACAAACGCTGCAACCAGCAACATAGCGGCTCCCAGCGCCTTATCAGGTGTTCCCTAGACCAGCAAATTCACTAGAGCCTCCATAACAAAGAGTTTATGCGTACCATGATTAAAGTAACGAATGAAACAAGTGAAACAGATGGGATGGCCCAGAAGATTATGCTGAAGAGAGCGCGACGTGGATGTGAGGTTACAGATTCTGTCTAAGCGCCGGGCTGCTAATTTGATCGACCACAACCACCTCAGGACACTATTCCATCATTACGCTTGTTGCTTGTCAGGAGGGCGCCAAAAGACTCTGTGATCGACGTTAATATAGCACCTCGGGAGCCGTTCGAGCTGACCCCTGAAATTACAGTACACGAGTAGATTGGAACTTGAGCTTGCCCTGAGCGAATTCGAATGGAGGCTGCTCCTTTCGCGACACTGGGCCATGTTCGCGTCTTACTCGTTCCAGTTGGACCTATCCGCAAGCCCACATTGATAAATGGGCTGCTTTGATTCGTTCGTTCGAAAACATAAGATGGATGACATTCCCCCTGATCCAAGGGAAGAGCGAGGTGAGTTAGGGTTTACCTTAAATTCGCCCACTAGCCTACTGATTACAGCAAACGACAAAAGCACGATTTATGCCATCTACCCTGTCAACCGGATATATACATTTATCATACCCGACCCATCCTCCTCCAGAGTACTATGGACCACTTTCGTTGTTCCGGCCTTCCGTATTCCCATTGGCAGTCATTGGATAGCGGATTGCTCGTATCAACCACCTCCTCCAAAGGACGGAGAAGCTTCTCAAGAACCTCTCTCGCTTTCAGGAATCCTCGCAGAGTTCAATGCGCGTTTATCCCAGCTATTTTCCTCCCGAGCTGCATACCCGCTTGCGACCCGATGTTTTGCATTCGAAGATTCGTACCCTCAAAATGGCCAGGATGCCGACTCAGCAAGGGAAGGGGGCGGTGGAGGGGGCGGTCAGGTCAATATAAATGTAGGAGACACACTACCTGGGCTAGTGATCATCCCCAGCGAGATCGGGCACAGCAAGCGGTTCTACCTCGGTACTCTTCTCGCAGAGCTCTGTGGAGCTGTTCTCGGAGAGTTCGGAAGTCTGGTAGGTGCGCTGGCCAAGCTGAATAGAACGTTTACAATCATACTTACCATTTAAATTATTTCTTACAGGCCAACTTTCTTGAAACACCAACTGGAATAGATGCATTGTCCACAGGCTTGTTTCCAACATTGGGCATAGCCGAAGAGACGTCTGCTCCTGGCCTGACATTTGGCTCGCATGGGATGGTTTCGAATGGCCCTATATCCAGATCGCACAGTGACCCCCACTACGGGCCCGCCTCAACGCTTGCCCCTCGCCCTACTGCAAAACGCCAGTCCACAATGGGGGTCGGAAGCGTGAGTAGGAAGAAAGGCGGCATGACTCCACCAACTGGGAGGTTCGGCAAAGTGATGGGTGACTTTACCTTCTTAGTGGGAAACTAACGGATGCGATGGCTTGGTGCGTTTCCGGTGTCGGACAGCATTGGGTTTCGGCTTCTTGATGTGCCTGATGCACAGGTACAACGAAGCTATTTCGATGTTCAAGTCGCCTATTGATTATGCATGGCATGCATCTGCGCTTGAAGGTTTTGCAACTGCTCTGATTTTAGATGCATGGGCTCAGGGGGATGGCCTGGTGAGTTGTGCTGGATGATGAGATGCCAACTCCAATTTATATATTACTTTCTGATAACTTACTATAGAATACATCAATGTCAGCCTCGAATTTGAGGGAACCATGGGCCGACGTACTTGACCGCCTTTCACAAGCCACTGGCTTATACTGGAAGTGCAACCCCTCTACTCAGTTGTCTGATACGGCGCCCGTCACAGCAGACTCCGAGCACAGCCTACTCTCCCTACTCTACACCGAAGCTTCACTCCGGACTGGTACTCTACTCTTTGCAATTTGGAGTGCAAAGGTTGGGGCCCAGTTGCGTTTGGGACTCTAGTCCGAGGTGGAATACCACCCGTTTTTGCCAACCTAGCCAGCGAGGGCGCCAACGCAAAATCGGACGGTCCTATAGATCCAACCAAGAACCTAGGGCCGACATTGTCCCACCTATCCGATCGACCAACCGCTCCCGTAGCTCCTCTCCTGCGCATGAGCACAATTACTCAGATATCTCGTGCCCAGATTGCTAATGTTGCAGGGCAAGCTCATGGCCCATGGCTTCAGCACCTCCAACCCCGGGATCGATTACGCGTATTGACACAGTTGGCAAcactatatgcgtgcttgggGTTCAGACGCAAGGACTACATCCTGCGTGAATTACTGGCATGTATTGTTGACTTGATTATATGCGCGCGAGAAGAGACCGGTACAAAAGTTAGCACCGGAAGGATGTCCGTGATCACAGACCCCAACGAAAACCGGGGAGGTGGATGGCCGGGGCCGGGAGCGAACCAAACGGGCGAGATATCAGAAGGCACAGGCGAAATTGGTGTTCGAATAGCTGAAACAACTGAAGGGAACGAGAGCATACTACGGATAGTCAAGTATGTTTGCGAGATTTATGGCATCGATGTGTCGCGTGTGCAAGTTGGAATGGATGCCATTGATACAGGGACCAAGGATGGTAGTGTCGATGACGACATCGAGCTTGATTCCCCCAGGTTTGGATGGCGTGAGGTACAGGTTGGCGTTGTCAGAGAAGCTGTACAGATTGCAGAGGCCCTACCTGGTAAGTTAGATCGTACTAGGTTACTTACGGTTACCAAAGCGTGCATGCGTGTATGCGCTTGAATTTTTGCAGACCACCGAGCTGTCGCACAGCTGGCTCTCATAAGCTTACGACAACTTAATGCTTGGATGAACCCTGCCGATCAACACCATCTATATACTCTTCGCATCGAGATCCTTAGCAACAGCTCATCGTAGGGGCGACTCCCACAAAATCGACTTTTGGTCTTGGAAACCGGTGATCAGCGTGGAAGTTGTTCCGTAAGCCTTTATCTAGAACTCCCTAGTCAGAGTGCAATGCGATTGAATGATCTTTATACTATAGCTCAGCAAGCGATAGGATGCCCGTTGAGCGACCATGGAAGGATCTTGCACCCTCTGAAGCTGACTCTGCAAAGGACGCCGCAACTTGGTACTCTTTTAACCCTCGGGctcgaagaagaggaaacaCCAAAGTATATTGCCGTCTTCGATTTTAGCGTTTTTTTATACCAATATGTCCCGCTACAGGCAACTGTCGTGGAAAACGAAACCGTCGAATTTGCGGTCACGCTCCAAAACCCGTTTGCGTTTGATTTAGAAGTTCAAAGTCTGGCACTTAGGTAGGCAAAACTACTGGTTGGCGTGGCTATTGGGATTGATGTTAGAACCTTAGTACCACAGGAGCATCCATACAAGCCGCCCCCGTGTCATTACTCATCCCTGCCAACTCGTTCCACGTGAAACACATTTCCTGTACCCCACTCGAGGCTGGTACACTTGTCATTCGCGGATGCATGGTCCAGCTCCCAAATAGTACCCCCAAAGAGTTTACCTTGCCGCTTGCTTCGGAAGCACAAGAGGCGAGCGTCGAAAAACGGAGAACTAGACTTCTGGACGATATGGTTCGTGTAAAGGCCTCGGGCTTGGACGCTCGTCGACGAAGCACTTTGGTCTCGGAGCCCTCAGTGAAAGAGCGCAAGGAAGAATTTCTTGAGTGCCGCGTCGTACCGCAGCTACCTTTGTTAAGAGTGCGGAGGACATCACTTACACAAGGAGCACTGATGTTATATGCGGGTGAATGGTAAGTATATGCTCATGCCTTTGTATTTCCTCTGGTCTTAATCTATGTAGCTTCCGCATACGACTAACTGTCGAGAACGTTTCATTACTTCCAATCGACTTCTTACGCATGTCCTTTGAGGATTCGACTTTACCTGCATTGCAGCAAGCACTTGCAGAAGGAGAACTCACTATAGCTGAGGCGTACGAGACCGAGTACGAGCTCGTTAACAGGCCAGTACTGAGATGGGACTTGGATGGCACTGATGCTTCCACTATAACCTTGGCACCCAGGCAGAAAATGCCTATATGGGTGACATGCTTTGGGAAGGAGGGATGGTTAGTGTGTCAAAGCTCTAGTATTCGAATCTTTTTCTGACTTTGCCCTAGTACGAATGCAACTATGCGTATACACTACTCGTTCGCGCGCCGAGACCAGGTCCCATCCCCGAGTCATTCTTCCTACGGTCCTTATACTATCCACTATTGGTAACAGTGTACCATACCCTCGAGTGCCATGCCATGGACATTGTGCCATACGGTGGCGGCCTAACTTCTGATGACTCGCCCAAACTGTGGTGCTTATTTATGATTGACGTGAAAAACTTGTATGGACAGCCGTTTGAAGTCACATTTGAACGAACACAAGAAGGTGATGGTTAATACACAAAATATGTTACATGAGCGCTGAGACGCATTTTCACAGGAACCGATCCAGCATCTACGACTCGTCTGGTCGCTCCAGGTGCAACATCTCGGTAGGCTGAAATCTATGCGGTTACAATGACCAGGTTCTTAcctatgtaatatatctagggTTACTATTCCTATTCGTCGGCTTTCACTTTCACCAGAGCAAGTTTCTCGTGATGTACCAACTCTGTCAGACCGTCAATTCGTCGTATCAAAAATAGGCTTTACCGCAATCCAGCAGGAGTTGTTCTGGTATAGAGAGACCTTGTTTGATATCGTGAAAGGTCGTTGGAGTGAGGTGCGTGCA from Rhizoctonia solani chromosome 16, complete sequence includes the following:
- a CDS encoding transcription elongation factor 1; translation: MGKRKSSKKPQSRISQPLPPDLDTTFNCLFCHHEKSVTCKIDKKEGWGTLVAKFVLSSISAKYITCPEPIDVYSSWIDACDEAQASTRPAVSSRRLAAIESDED
- a CDS encoding dolichol phosphate-mannose biosynthesis regulatory protein; its protein translation is MGTPDKALGAAMLLVAAFVFVYYTTWAILLPLFPAEHPLQSLFPPREWAVRLPAFILCVGLAAIGSFIGMVMVKEGRKQRQKLLARQA
- a CDS encoding transport protein particle subunit gives rise to the protein MDDIPPDPREERANDKSTIYAIYPVNRIYTFIIPDPSSSRVLWTTFVVPAFRIPIGSHWIADCSYQPPPPKDGEASQEPLSLSGILAEFNARLSQLFSSRAAYPLATRCFAFEDSYPQNGQDADSAREGGGGGGGQVNINVGDTLPGLVIIPSEIGHSKRFYLGTLLAELCGAVLGEFGSLANFLETPTGIDALSTGLFPTLGIAEETSAPGLTFGSHGMVSNGPISRSHSDPHYGPASTLAPRPTAKRHGKLTDAMAWYNEAISMFKSPIDYAWHASALEGFATALILDAWAQGDGLNTSMSASNLREPWADVLDRLSQATGLYWNRLRAQPTLPTLHRSFTPDWYSTLCNLECKGWGPVAFGTLVRGGIPPVFANLASEGANAKSDGPIDPTKNLGPTLSHLSDRPTAPVAPLLRMSTITQISRAQIANVAGQAHGPWLQHLQPRDRLRVLTQLATLYACLGFRRKDYILRELLACIVDLIICAREETGTKVSTGRMSVITDPNENRGGGWPGPGANQTGEISEGTGEIGVRIAETTEGNESILRIVKYVCEIYGIDVSRVQVGMDAIDTGTKDGSVDDDIELDSPRFGWREVQVGVVREAVQIAEALPDHRAVAQLALISLRQLNAWMNPADQHHLYTLRIEILSNSSSVEVVPSASDRMPVERPWKDLAPSEADSAKDAATWYSFNPRARRRGNTKATVVENETVEFAVTLQNPFAFDLEVQSLALSTTGASIQAAPVSLLIPANSFHVKHISCTPLEAGTLVIRGCMVQLPNSTPKEFTLPLASEAQEASVEKRRTRLLDDMVRVKASGLDARRRSTLVSEPSVKERKEEFLECRVVPQLPLLRVRRTSLTQGALMLYAGECFRIRLTVENVSLLPIDFLRMSFEDSTLPALQQALAEGELTIAEAYETEYELVNRPVLRWDLDGTDASTITLAPRQKMPIWVTCFGKEGWLYECNYAYTLLVRAPRPGPIPESFFLRSLYYPLLVTVYHTLECHAMDIVPYGGGLTSDDSPKLWCLFMIDVKNLYGQPFEVTFERTQEGTDPASTTRLVAPGATSRVTIPIRRLSLSPEQVSRDVPTLSDRQFVVSKIGFTAIQQELFWYRETLFDIVKGRWSEPGTGRTGEVSLRQQRLTLPMLETLRLEDITIQLSIVPDTPGDGTEIKSSGANTYRVPLNEFLHLRTEVHNLTTRELPLILDIKAARETRLEHILFQEPHSDIHLGIVGTESQARETGLCFLASGEYAFIATVRHAGFDAEEVTTMIRSEVSEIVVIVE